GGTTGTTGATCATCACCAGCCGGTCCGCGTCATTGACCATGCCCAGCCAGACCAGAATGTCGTTGATCACGCCCTGTTGCTGCAGCAAAACCTTCCACGCGGAAGTCCGCACCAGCAGCGACGTCCAGAATGGCAACAGCACCAGGATCAGCAACAGGTTCGACGTTCTCAGCGGCAATGTAGCGAGCAGGAAAGCGATAGGGTATCCCAACAGGATGCAGGACCCCATGATCACCATGCTCATGAACAGGGTTCGCCCGAACAACAGCATATAGATCTGCTGGTTTTCGGGCTGTTTCTCGATACCGGCCGGGGTCTGTTGCAGGTCAACAGAGGACAGAAAGTATCCGGCCGTGTAAGGCGATGAAAAGGCTTTGATCGTACCCCAGACTTCGGCGTCAGCCCAATCCTTGTCGATGTCGAGGAATTGTTGCTGGAGAGAAACCGTCTCAAATCCGTCTACCGCGGCATCGGCAGCTTTGAGCATATCTGCCCCTGAGCCGGAGTAGGCTGCGACAACCGATTCAGGCTGTTTGGCAAGATCGCGATACAGCATCGTGTAGACAAAATCTTCCGGCTGCTCTTCGGCCAGCACGTCGTTCTTGTTGGCGACGATGCGCGTCCAGGATCCCCAGGCGGATGCCGTCTCGGGCAATACCGCCGCAATCCCCGGTGATTCCATAAGCGCAACCCAGGCGGTGGGATCGCCCCACTTCGGATCGAGCGCCTCAAACTGCTTGGTGTATTCGTCGGTGTCCATACGGCCAATGCCGCGGCCGGTCTTGCGCAGCAGCGACGACATTCCGGTGGTTTCGTAGTTCAGGCGGGAACCGAGCCGCGTATGAGTCTTGAATTCTTCGGCTTCAGACAGATCCACATAAAAAGCCGCGAATATGTCTTCACTCGGTGCAGCGGCGTTGCCGTCCTGATAGTCCCATTCATTCAGGGCAATGACGGTCCGCGGAATGGTCTGCGATACAATGTCGTTCTCCACCGAACGAAACAGCATATCGGCAATCGGCGCAATAAAGCTGATCAGCACGAACAGAAGCAGGGGCGCAATCAGAGCC
The DNA window shown above is from Hoeflea phototrophica DFL-43 and carries:
- a CDS encoding ABC transporter permease, whose protein sequence is MTDATTTPSNGPMLSADGVPLKKSLQIALRRQKLRALALIAPLLLFVLISFIAPIADMLFRSVENDIVSQTIPRTVIALNEWDYQDGNAAAPSEDIFAAFYVDLSEAEEFKTHTRLGSRLNYETTGMSSLLRKTGRGIGRMDTDEYTKQFEALDPKWGDPTAWVALMESPGIAAVLPETASAWGSWTRIVANKNDVLAEEQPEDFVYTMLYRDLAKQPESVVAAYSGSGADMLKAADAAVDGFETVSLQQQFLDIDKDWADAEVWGTIKAFSSPYTAGYFLSSVDLQQTPAGIEKQPENQQIYMLLFGRTLFMSMVIMGSCILLGYPIAFLLATLPLRTSNLLLILVLLPFWTSLLVRTSAWKVLLQQQGVINDILVWLGMVNDADRLVMINNQFGTIVAMTHILLPFMILPLYSVMKTIPQTYVRAAKSLGATNWTAFWRVYFPQSVPGIGAGSILVFILAIGYYITPELVGGTTGTFISNRIAYHISSSLNWGLAAALGTILLAVVLLLYWVYDRIVGIDNVSLG